A region from the Sandaracinus amylolyticus genome encodes:
- a CDS encoding ATP-binding protein: protein MARSAWFEIAEEGWARLSAARPLGRLLLEAVQNAFDADAANVAIEIEPDRVVIEDDARAGIADERLVYTLFLSDKPRDPTRRGRMGRGLKELLAAAERAHVETIGTTIVFDGEGRRTETNTRESGTRLELFRAIGDDEREAALDLLRLAIPPRGTSLRVAGRLVRRPRSVLALADCELETVVIDDGVERAAMRPTRVAIYAPRRGERPSLFEMGVPVQPWNVPWHVDVAQRVPLGEGRDAAPERFVLALKATLLEAMVHSYLDRRDLRADWVQDVIARWPVKSGLLDAYVSKVFPRGSVLGGTSRANDRAKQLGAHIVDARTISHGAWLALARVLETSDDYVRRRSSEFGGDEVEPDETQRRFAEAVRWLARRVAGSVVRVRFFARDPSDAGLLEDAVTDVDARAISFNVKGPLRFDDVLDPGTIGVVLHELAHLASVEHDHRFIDRLQLLAGMLAKLLADGGPALATALRRGDPER, encoded by the coding sequence ATGGCGCGCAGTGCGTGGTTCGAGATCGCCGAGGAGGGATGGGCGCGGCTGAGCGCGGCGCGCCCGCTGGGGCGTCTCTTGCTCGAGGCGGTGCAGAACGCGTTCGACGCGGACGCCGCGAACGTCGCGATCGAGATCGAGCCCGACCGCGTGGTGATCGAGGACGACGCGCGCGCGGGGATCGCCGACGAGCGCCTCGTCTACACGCTGTTCCTCTCCGACAAACCGCGGGACCCGACCCGTCGCGGGCGCATGGGGCGCGGCCTCAAGGAGCTGCTCGCCGCGGCGGAGCGCGCGCACGTCGAGACGATCGGCACGACGATCGTCTTCGACGGCGAGGGACGTCGCACCGAGACCAACACGCGAGAGAGCGGCACGCGGCTCGAGCTCTTCCGCGCGATCGGCGACGACGAGCGCGAGGCGGCGCTCGATCTGCTGCGCCTCGCGATCCCGCCGCGCGGCACGAGCCTGCGCGTCGCGGGCCGTCTGGTGCGGAGGCCGCGCAGCGTGCTCGCGCTCGCGGACTGCGAGCTCGAGACGGTCGTGATCGACGATGGCGTGGAGCGCGCCGCGATGCGTCCCACGCGGGTCGCGATCTACGCGCCGAGGCGCGGAGAGCGGCCGAGCCTGTTCGAGATGGGCGTCCCGGTGCAGCCGTGGAACGTGCCGTGGCACGTCGACGTCGCGCAGCGCGTGCCGCTCGGAGAAGGACGCGACGCGGCCCCCGAGCGCTTCGTGCTCGCGCTCAAGGCGACGCTGCTCGAGGCGATGGTGCACAGCTACCTCGATCGCCGCGATCTGCGCGCCGACTGGGTGCAGGACGTGATCGCGCGGTGGCCCGTGAAGTCGGGCTTGCTCGACGCGTACGTGAGCAAGGTGTTCCCGCGCGGCAGCGTGCTCGGCGGCACCTCGCGCGCGAACGATCGCGCGAAGCAGCTCGGCGCGCACATCGTCGATGCGCGCACGATCTCCCACGGGGCGTGGCTCGCGCTCGCGCGCGTGCTCGAGACGAGCGACGACTACGTGCGGCGTCGATCGAGCGAGTTCGGCGGCGACGAGGTCGAGCCCGACGAGACCCAGCGGCGCTTCGCGGAGGCGGTGCGCTGGCTCGCGCGACGCGTCGCGGGGAGCGTGGTGCGGGTGCGCTTCTTCGCGCGGGATCCGAGCGACGCGGGTTTGCTCGAGGACGCGGTGACCGACGTCGACGCGCGCGCGATCTCGTTCAACGTGAAGGGCCCGCTGCGCTTCGACGACGTGCTCGATCCCGGCACGATCGGCGTGGTGCTCCACGAGCTCGCGCACCTCGCGTCGGTCGAGCACGACCATCGCTTCATCGATCGATTGCAGCTGCTCGCAGGCATGCTCGCGAAGCTCCTCGCGGACGGCGGGCCCGCCCTCGCGACGGCGCTCAGGCGCGGCGACCCCGAGCGCTGA
- a CDS encoding MYXO-CTERM sorting domain-containing protein, with protein sequence METPFEQLAAEADAIFEGRVASIEPAGEMHVRVRLDVVQTWREANAEHVEVRTASQSAACGVHFEVGRSYLVLAERADGEWTASLCGGTRAMEDADDERLSLGSGVIPGRHRGRRDRVHGAASADAPAARGGCAGCAITSPAGSPIAPAIALVIAMWMRRRRIR encoded by the coding sequence GTGGAGACGCCCTTCGAGCAGCTCGCCGCCGAAGCCGACGCGATCTTCGAAGGACGTGTGGCCTCGATCGAGCCCGCAGGAGAGATGCACGTGCGCGTGCGGCTCGACGTGGTGCAGACCTGGCGCGAGGCGAACGCGGAGCACGTCGAGGTCCGCACCGCGTCGCAGTCCGCGGCGTGTGGTGTCCACTTCGAGGTCGGGCGCTCGTACCTCGTGCTCGCCGAGCGAGCCGATGGCGAGTGGACCGCGTCCCTCTGTGGCGGCACCCGCGCGATGGAGGATGCCGACGACGAGCGTCTCTCACTCGGGTCCGGCGTGATCCCCGGTCGACATCGAGGACGAAGAGACCGCGTCCACGGAGCAGCATCCGCAGACGCTCCCGCCGCGCGGGGCGGGTGCGCGGGGTGCGCGATCACCTCGCCCGCAGGCTCGCCGATCGCCCCGGCAATCGCGCTCGTGATCGCGATGTGGATGCGACGACGACGAATTCGTTGA
- the tadA gene encoding tRNA adenosine(34) deaminase TadA, translating to MREAIAEARLAEAKGEVPVGCVIVLEGAIVGRGHNLRETMQDPTAHAEMIALRQAASTIGSWRLEHAIAYVTLEPCPMCAGALVNARVARVVYGADDPKAGATTTLYTIGSDPRLNHRFVLVPQVLGGECGALLTDFFGRIRAARRAARAGITPDVPPPPAKPRRDQEPEGG from the coding sequence ATGCGCGAGGCGATCGCCGAGGCGCGTCTCGCCGAGGCGAAGGGCGAGGTCCCGGTCGGCTGCGTGATCGTGCTCGAAGGCGCGATCGTCGGGCGCGGGCACAACCTGCGCGAGACGATGCAGGACCCGACCGCGCACGCCGAGATGATCGCGCTGCGCCAGGCGGCATCGACGATCGGGAGCTGGCGCCTCGAGCACGCGATCGCGTACGTGACGCTCGAGCCGTGCCCGATGTGCGCCGGCGCGCTCGTGAACGCGCGCGTCGCGCGCGTGGTCTACGGCGCCGACGATCCGAAGGCGGGCGCGACCACGACGCTCTACACGATCGGCAGCGATCCCCGGCTCAACCACCGGTTCGTGCTCGTGCCGCAGGTGCTCGGCGGCGAGTGCGGCGCGCTCCTCACCGACTTCTTCGGCCGCATCCGCGCTGCGCGTCGTGCCGCGCGCGCGGGCATCACGCCTGACGTCCCGCCGCCGCCCGCGAAGCCTCGCCGCGATCAGGAGCCCGAGGGCGGGTAG